The Actinomyces sp. oral taxon 414 genome has a segment encoding these proteins:
- a CDS encoding IspD/TarI family cytidylyltransferase: MTDTPAPADPPDSAAPPAAAPFGAGPAGPSAALSDAATTRAGSTADDDAVVVAILTAAGAGTRLGAGGPKALVEVGGRSLLRRAAQGLVDSGVVDHLVVTAPGEHVEHFAAELAGLAGADPGIRVVAGSSASRQASVTLGLRAALEDCPRAGVVLVHDAARALTPPEVVRRVVAAVRAGHDAVVPALAVTDTVKEIAPAGPAGSGVEIVVGTPDRSRLRAVQTPQGFAVAALVRAHELGAARGAHEALAASDDAGLVEAAGGRVVVVEGDPLALKVTTPLDLALAELLAAAPAPLSPKPAETTRETGGNRTSCG, from the coding sequence ATGACGGACACGCCCGCCCCCGCCGACCCGCCTGACTCGGCCGCTCCCCCGGCTGCCGCCCCCTTCGGCGCCGGCCCCGCCGGCCCCTCGGCCGCACTCTCCGACGCCGCCACGACTCGCGCCGGGAGCACAGCGGACGACGACGCCGTCGTCGTCGCCATCCTCACGGCCGCGGGGGCGGGGACCCGGCTGGGCGCGGGCGGCCCCAAGGCGCTCGTCGAGGTCGGCGGGCGGAGCCTGCTGCGGCGGGCCGCGCAGGGCCTGGTGGACTCCGGAGTCGTCGATCATCTGGTGGTGACCGCGCCCGGCGAGCACGTCGAACACTTCGCCGCCGAGCTGGCGGGGCTCGCCGGAGCGGACCCCGGGATCCGGGTCGTCGCCGGTTCGAGCGCATCGCGTCAGGCCAGCGTCACCCTCGGGTTGAGGGCGGCCCTGGAAGACTGCCCGCGGGCCGGGGTCGTCCTCGTGCACGACGCGGCGCGCGCGCTCACCCCTCCGGAGGTGGTGCGCCGCGTCGTGGCCGCCGTGCGCGCCGGGCACGACGCGGTCGTGCCCGCCCTGGCCGTGACCGACACAGTCAAGGAGATCGCGCCGGCCGGGCCCGCCGGCTCCGGGGTCGAAATCGTCGTCGGCACGCCCGACCGCTCCCGCCTGCGGGCCGTCCAGACCCCGCAGGGCTTCGCCGTCGCCGCCCTCGTCCGGGCCCACGAGCTCGGGGCGGCGCGCGGCGCGCACGAGGCGCTCGCGGCCTCGGACGACGCCGGCCTGGTCGAGGCGGCCGGGGGCCGGGTCGTCGTCGTCGAGGGCGATCCGCTCGCGCTCAAGGTGACCACGCCCCTGGACCTCGCCCTCGCCGAGCTCCTCGCCGCCGCCCCCGCCCCCCTTTCGCCGAAACCGGCGGAAACGACACGCGAAACCGGCGGAAACCGCACATCCTGTGGATAA
- a CDS encoding MFS transporter, which yields MTPASPSQDASTPAPDSNPTAPHGRFLTWPVIAWGLWDWGSAAFNAVITTFVFTVYLTSASFGDKADNEFALSVGLAVAGVCIAVLAPVTGQRADRAGRTVFWLGVYTAVVVIISAMLFFVRPEPGYLWLGIILLGLGNIFFELASVNYNGLLSHLATKDRVGAVSGLGWGMGYLGGIVLLLILFVGFINPEVGWFGVTHENGLNVRVSMLVAAAWFGLCAVPVLVTLSGRKARRRRRALAEEELRGGERELAGLESEPTEPTEPGAPILRPESIVVSYRRLWRTLVALYRSHPEVLWFLLAAAVFRDGLAGVFTYGGIIARNTFGFSDGDVIIFAIAANVVAGIATIGLGRLDDVLGPRRVIIGALVVLVVAGILVFFLHDGGARIFWVLGMLLSACVGPAQSAARSFLARLIPEGREGEIFGLYATTGRAVSFMAPAMYGFFLWIGARLTGGGAGYWGILGIVSVLAAGLVLMARVKDPSGHISDLGD from the coding sequence ATGACCCCCGCATCCCCCTCCCAGGACGCGAGCACGCCCGCTCCCGACTCCAACCCCACCGCCCCGCACGGCAGGTTCCTGACCTGGCCGGTCATCGCCTGGGGCCTGTGGGACTGGGGGTCGGCGGCCTTCAACGCCGTCATTACGACCTTCGTCTTCACCGTCTACCTCACCAGCGCGTCCTTCGGCGACAAGGCCGACAACGAGTTCGCCCTCTCCGTGGGCCTGGCCGTCGCCGGCGTCTGCATCGCGGTCCTGGCCCCCGTCACCGGGCAGCGGGCCGACCGGGCGGGGCGCACCGTCTTCTGGCTCGGCGTCTACACGGCCGTCGTCGTCATCATCAGCGCCATGCTGTTCTTCGTCCGGCCCGAGCCGGGCTACCTGTGGCTGGGCATTATTCTGCTGGGGCTGGGCAATATCTTTTTCGAGCTGGCCAGCGTCAATTACAACGGCCTGCTGTCCCACCTGGCGACCAAGGACCGGGTCGGGGCGGTCTCGGGCCTGGGCTGGGGGATGGGCTACCTCGGCGGCATTGTCCTGCTGCTCATTCTCTTCGTCGGCTTTATCAACCCCGAGGTCGGCTGGTTCGGGGTGACGCACGAGAACGGCCTCAACGTCCGGGTCTCCATGCTCGTCGCGGCGGCCTGGTTCGGGTTGTGCGCCGTCCCCGTGCTCGTGACGCTGTCGGGGAGGAAGGCCCGACGCCGCCGCCGCGCCCTGGCCGAGGAGGAGCTGCGGGGCGGGGAGCGCGAGCTCGCCGGACTGGAGTCCGAACCGACCGAGCCGACGGAGCCGGGCGCGCCGATTCTGCGGCCCGAGTCCATAGTGGTGTCCTACCGGCGGCTGTGGCGCACCCTGGTGGCGCTCTACCGCTCCCACCCGGAGGTCCTGTGGTTCCTGCTGGCGGCGGCGGTCTTCCGCGACGGCCTGGCCGGGGTGTTCACCTACGGCGGCATTATCGCCCGCAACACCTTCGGATTCTCCGACGGCGACGTCATTATCTTCGCCATTGCCGCCAATGTCGTCGCCGGTATCGCCACCATCGGACTGGGGCGGCTCGACGACGTCCTCGGACCCCGCAGGGTCATTATTGGCGCGCTGGTCGTCCTCGTCGTCGCCGGCATACTCGTCTTCTTCCTGCACGACGGCGGAGCGCGGATCTTCTGGGTGCTCGGCATGCTGCTGTCGGCCTGCGTGGGGCCGGCCCAGTCGGCGGCGCGCTCCTTCCTGGCCCGCCTCATTCCCGAGGGGCGCGAGGGGGAGATCTTCGGCCTGTACGCGACGACGGGGCGGGCCGTGTCCTTCATGGCCCCGGCCATGTACGGCTTCTTCCTCTGGATCGGGGCGCGGCTGACGGGCGGGGGCGCCGGGTACTGGGGGATCCTCGGCATTGTCTCGGTCCTGGCCGCCGGCCTGGTACTCATGGCGCGGGTCAAGGACCCCAGCGGCCACATCTCCGACCTGGGGGACTGA
- a CDS encoding DUF2218 domain-containing protein, with protein sequence MSTTPAPSDPGAEFDRRSVARVATARPARYGKQLAAHMSRKIAASWDADADTGRLVFARGGPAAGVVELACEEGALVMTLTTTAAELERLGRVVGIHLARFGQRDGLAVAWTRDDGAAGTVQGPLSAQDVERMRREHEARRAAGH encoded by the coding sequence ATGAGCACCACTCCCGCACCTTCGGACCCCGGGGCCGAGTTCGACCGGCGCTCCGTCGCCCGCGTCGCCACCGCCAGGCCCGCCCGTTACGGCAAGCAGCTCGCCGCGCACATGAGCCGCAAGATCGCCGCCTCCTGGGACGCGGACGCCGACACCGGCCGCCTCGTCTTCGCGCGCGGGGGCCCGGCGGCCGGCGTCGTCGAGCTCGCCTGCGAGGAGGGCGCGCTCGTCATGACCCTGACGACGACCGCCGCCGAGCTGGAGCGCCTGGGGCGGGTCGTCGGCATCCACCTGGCGCGCTTCGGCCAGAGGGACGGGCTCGCCGTGGCGTGGACGCGCGACGACGGCGCGGCCGGCACCGTCCAGGGGCCGCTGAGCGCCCAGGACGTGGAGCGCATGCGCCGCGAGCACGAGGCCCGCCGGGCCGCCGGGCATTGA
- a CDS encoding MMPL family transporter: MFTRIGRAVSRHPVSVVVGWTLLVVVSAALVFHGWGAGGLFERLASGDVATPDSESGVVASMTTSDDSVGERISIVVQGVDIAGDYAGAAAAVGAAREKLSGLDGVASVADAFVLPDPASQQARAMLSSGGDGYVEVVTLDAGLSDKEIDAVTERVARAAEGAYLDSLRQYAPEARVYAVSPELIGDSIGEVVQQDLARGESVSLPVALVLLVIVFGGLLAAGLPLLGALVSILIGMGVLWGLTFVLDVYSFILNVISILGLALSIDYGLLLVSRYREEVAIQLDEAGYRDGDLPASADMKELVRRSVVRTVATAGRTVSFSALTIACSITGLLIIRSPIFKTIAVGAISVSLVAVACTITLVPAIITLLGGRLVRPSALSRVPGANRVLRAVGDSSSDHGVFSRLSHRVVAHPWIVMLVIAAVLGIMAAPIGSLRMRTNVAEYIPRDSAVRTGYDVLQNDYPALATPTISIVARTDVEGASGLVSDIGAMDDVAHVNASDLTGHEGMVLIRVLMNVDDPVGREAVDAVERIRAQDTGYRFWVGGAAAQQTDLIDSMVERAPWAALIVITAVFVLLFCMTGSLVVPLKALLINGFSLIASLGVTSWLFEHGHLSLPQTPGLQTFIVACLMAFGFGLAMDYEVFLLARVNEYWEAGHDNDEAVARGLQRSGRIITSAAVIIIAVFLGFVSGEMISIKEIGVGLAMMVAVDATLVRLLLVPATMTVLGHWNWWAPGPLTRLYGHFRQKV; encoded by the coding sequence ATGTTCACTCGCATCGGCCGTGCCGTTTCCCGCCACCCCGTGAGCGTCGTCGTCGGGTGGACGCTGCTGGTCGTCGTCTCGGCCGCCCTGGTCTTCCACGGCTGGGGCGCCGGAGGCCTGTTCGAGCGGCTGGCGAGCGGCGACGTCGCCACGCCCGACAGCGAGTCCGGCGTCGTGGCCTCCATGACCACGTCCGACGACAGCGTCGGCGAGAGGATCTCCATTGTCGTCCAGGGCGTCGACATCGCCGGCGACTACGCCGGCGCCGCCGCCGCGGTCGGCGCCGCGCGCGAGAAGCTGTCCGGCCTGGACGGCGTCGCCTCCGTGGCGGACGCCTTCGTCCTGCCCGACCCCGCCTCGCAGCAGGCGCGGGCGATGCTGTCGAGTGGCGGAGACGGCTACGTCGAGGTCGTCACCCTCGACGCGGGCCTGTCCGACAAGGAGATCGACGCCGTCACCGAGCGCGTGGCCCGGGCGGCCGAGGGCGCCTACCTCGACTCCCTGCGCCAGTACGCCCCGGAGGCGAGGGTCTATGCCGTGTCCCCCGAGCTCATCGGGGACTCCATCGGCGAGGTCGTCCAGCAGGACCTCGCCCGGGGCGAGTCCGTGAGCCTGCCCGTGGCTCTCGTCCTGCTGGTCATCGTCTTCGGCGGCCTGCTCGCCGCCGGCCTGCCGCTGCTGGGTGCGCTCGTCTCCATCCTCATCGGCATGGGGGTGCTGTGGGGCCTGACCTTCGTCCTGGACGTGTACTCCTTCATCCTCAATGTCATCTCGATCCTCGGCCTGGCCCTGTCGATCGACTACGGCCTGCTGCTCGTCAGCCGCTACCGCGAGGAGGTCGCCATCCAGCTGGACGAGGCCGGCTACCGGGACGGCGACCTGCCCGCCAGCGCGGACATGAAGGAGCTCGTGCGGCGCAGTGTCGTGCGCACCGTGGCCACCGCGGGGCGCACGGTCTCCTTCTCGGCGCTGACCATCGCCTGCTCCATCACGGGACTGCTCATCATCCGCTCGCCCATATTCAAGACGATCGCGGTCGGGGCGATCAGCGTGTCACTGGTCGCCGTGGCCTGCACGATCACGCTCGTGCCGGCGATCATCACGCTGCTGGGCGGGCGTCTGGTGCGCCCCAGCGCGCTCAGCCGGGTGCCCGGCGCCAACCGCGTCCTGCGCGCCGTCGGCGACTCCTCCTCCGACCACGGCGTGTTCAGCCGGCTCTCCCACCGCGTCGTGGCGCACCCGTGGATCGTCATGCTCGTCATCGCCGCGGTGCTGGGGATCATGGCCGCCCCCATCGGTTCGCTGCGCATGCGTACCAATGTCGCGGAGTACATACCGCGGGACTCCGCGGTGCGCACCGGCTACGACGTCTTGCAGAACGACTACCCGGCGCTGGCCACGCCCACGATCAGCATCGTGGCCCGCACCGACGTCGAGGGCGCATCCGGGCTCGTCTCGGACATCGGGGCCATGGACGACGTCGCCCACGTGAACGCCTCGGATCTGACCGGCCACGAGGGCATGGTGCTCATCCGCGTCCTCATGAACGTGGACGACCCGGTGGGCCGGGAGGCCGTCGACGCTGTCGAGCGGATCCGGGCACAGGACACCGGCTACCGGTTCTGGGTGGGCGGGGCGGCCGCGCAGCAGACCGACCTCATCGACTCCATGGTCGAACGCGCGCCGTGGGCCGCGCTCATCGTCATCACGGCGGTCTTCGTGCTGCTGTTCTGCATGACCGGGTCGCTGGTGGTGCCGCTCAAGGCCCTGCTCATCAACGGCTTCTCGCTCATCGCCTCCCTGGGCGTCACGTCCTGGCTCTTCGAGCACGGCCACCTCAGCCTGCCGCAGACGCCGGGGCTGCAGACCTTCATCGTGGCCTGTCTCATGGCCTTCGGCTTCGGACTGGCCATGGACTACGAGGTCTTCCTGCTGGCCCGCGTCAACGAGTACTGGGAGGCCGGGCACGACAACGACGAGGCGGTCGCCCGCGGCCTGCAGCGCTCGGGGCGCATCATCACCTCGGCGGCGGTGATCATTATCGCCGTCTTCCTGGGCTTCGTCTCCGGGGAGATGATCTCCATCAAGGAGATCGGCGTGGGCCTGGCCATGATGGTCGCCGTCGACGCCACACTGGTGCGGCTGCTGCTCGTGCCCGCGAC